A single window of Mustela erminea isolate mMusErm1 chromosome 4, mMusErm1.Pri, whole genome shotgun sequence DNA harbors:
- the LOC116588603 gene encoding uncharacterized protein LOC116588603 isoform X4 yields the protein MHQAGLLPPRPDSQLPLEVPASLCLQSALPSSPTSQPGLGLSHFVYLRSAGRTEQSQTSSRFPLPWGPHVFSCQPTGKGWEALESLAPATVAATADRRLVQSSRFSIWDNPSTGLFIVTMTGLKEEDSGHYWCRIYHASGNSVSKSIRFYLAVSPAPASTQASRASAELVSSPTQSSVPPAGRAKQAPRPASAITTLSPQQNSTLRSHPAAPSALVPVLCVLLVAKGLALTVLTVRALRSPHVQHRGKSLMHPAPPRPQASGSKDGQSSPGPQGAPPWTLNLLFTAKKRQKSPRTCSKTLGYTPRSSAEDFPASPRPKIQAHQLLTRNWLLGQHHPELSGNLSCFLAALQELKAWWLPVCYRDLWTLH from the exons ATGCACCAAGCAGGGCTATTGCCTCCACGTCCAGATTCACAACTGCCCCTGGAGGTCCcggcttccctctgcctgcaatcAGCCCTTCCCAGCTCTCCCACTTCCCAGCCTGGCCTTGgcctttctcattttgtctatcTCAGAAGCGCTGGAAGAACTGAGCAGAGTCAGACCAGCTCCCGGTTTCCTCTTCCCTGGGGCCCCCATGTCTTCTCCTGCCAGCCCACAGGGAAAGGGTGGGAGGCTCTGGAAAGCCTTGCTCCTGCCACTGTTGCTGCCACTGCTGATCGCag GCTGGTTCAGTCCTCTCGATTCTCAATCTGGGACAACCCTAGCACCGGCCTCTTCATCGTCACCATGACTGGTCTGAAGGAGGAAGACTCAGGACACTACTGGTGTAGAATCTACCACGCTTCCGGCAACTCTGTCTCTAAGTCCATAAGATTCTATCTGGCAGTGTCACCAG CTCCTGCCTCCACACAGGCCAGCCGGGCTTCTGCTGAGCTGGTCTCATCACCGACCCAGAGCTCTGTGCCCCCAGCTGGAAGAGCCAAGCAGGCCCCCAGGCCCGCCTCTGCCATCACCACCCTTTCACC GCAACAAAACTCCACCCTCCGCTCTCACCCTGCAGCCCCCAGCGCTCTGGTCCCCGTGCTCTGTGTGCTGCTTGTGGCCAAGGGTCTGGCGCTAACAGTCCTGACTGTCCG AGCCTTAAGGAGTCCACACGTGCAACACAGAGGGAAGTCTCTGATGCATCCAGCTCCGCCCAGACCCCAGGCTTCGGGATCCAAGGATGGCCAGtcttccccaggcccccagggagCTCCTCCCTGGACTCTGAACCTTTTGTTCACTGCAAAGAAAAGGCAGAAGTCCCCCAGAACTTGTTCCAAGACCCTTGGCTACACCCCTCGCTCCAGTGCTGAGGATTTCCCAGCCTCGCCTCGTCCCAAGATCCAGGCCCACCAGTTGCTCACACGCAACTGGCTTCTGGGCCAGCACCATCCGG AACTTTCTGGAAACCTCTCCTGCTTCTTGGCAGCCCTTCAGGAGTTAAAAGCTTGGTGGCTCCCTGTGTGCTACAGAGATTTGTGGACGCTACATTGA
- the LOC116588602 gene encoding trem-like transcript 4 protein yields the protein MTWEPLHLPLVLLLLASGSWAEFQEGELVWAVQQQVVSVKCPSKPLEGKYENKTWCKEISPGRCSKLVTSTRPQVMAQNPPHFIWDNPSAGFFIVIVTEITKKSSGNYWCGIDRGPEGNIHILRNISLVVTSMTTRSTFISDSDYCLSSGTFTMLFCAFLVTKILALTALLLFLAYRTQVSASTTGVVAMAAPSPSKT from the exons ATGACCTGGGAACCCCTCCACCTGCCGCTGGTCCTGCTGCTTTTGGCCTCAG GCTCCTGGGCAGAATTCCAGGAGGGTGAGCTGGTGTGGGCGGTGCAGCAGCAAGTGGTCTCTGTGAAATGCCCATCCAAGCCCCTGGAAGGCAAGTATGAGAATAAAACCTGGTGTAAGGAAATCAGCCCAGGTCGTTGTTCGAAGCTGGTCACCAGCACCAGACCCCAGGTGATGGCTCAAAACCCTCCACATTTTATCTGGGACAACCCTTCTGCGGGCTTCTTCATTGTCATCGTGACCGAAATCACAAAGAAGAGTTCAGGAAACTACTGGTGTGGAATAGACAGAGGTCCCGAGGGGAATATCCATATTCTCAGGAACATCAGCCTGGTGGTGACTTCAA TGACAACCAGGTCAACCTTCATCAGTGACTCTGATTACTG TCTGTCAAGCGGCACATTCACGATGCTGTTCTGTGCATTCCTCGTGACCAAGATCCTGGCTTTGACAGCACTTCTCCTATTTCTGGCCTACAGAACCCAG GTCTCTGCCAGTACAACCGGAGTAGTAGCAAtggctgcccccagcccctcgAAGACCTGA
- the LOC116588603 gene encoding natural cytotoxicity triggering receptor 2-like isoform X3, which produces METQEPCTKQGYCLHVQIHNCPWRSRLPSACNQPFPALPLPSLALAFLILSISEALEELSRVRPAPGFLFPGAPMSSPASPQGKGGRLWKALLLPLLLPLLIAGSWALPEAQHLHRVAGQTLSVTCQYPPKVWPYERKGWCKELSAFKCTRLVTSSGPGRLVQSSRFSIWDNPSTGLFIVTMTGLKEEDSGHYWCRIYHASGNSVSKSIRFYLAVSPAPASTQASRASAELVSSPTQSSVPPAGRAKQAPRPASAITTLSPQQNSTLRSHPAAPSALVPVLCVLLVAKGLALTVLTVRALRSPHVQHRGKSLMHPAPPRPQASGSKDGQSSPGPQGAPPWTLNLLFTAKKRQKSPRTCSKTLGYTPRSSAEDFPASPRPKIQAHQLLTRNWLLGQHHPGGTCSGQP; this is translated from the exons ATGGAGACCCAGGAGCCATGCACCAAGCAGGGCTATTGCCTCCACGTCCAGATTCACAACTGCCCCTGGAGGTCCcggcttccctctgcctgcaatcAGCCCTTCCCAGCTCTCCCACTTCCCAGCCTGGCCTTGgcctttctcattttgtctatcTCAGAAGCGCTGGAAGAACTGAGCAGAGTCAGACCAGCTCCCGGTTTCCTCTTCCCTGGGGCCCCCATGTCTTCTCCTGCCAGCCCACAGGGAAAGGGTGGGAGGCTCTGGAAAGCCTTGCTCCTGCCACTGTTGCTGCCACTGCTGATCGCag GCTCATGGGCACTACCAGAGGCTCAGCATCTTCACCGAGTGGCAGGGCAGACGCTTTCTGTGACATGCCAGTACCCCCCCAAAGTCTGGCCCTACGAGAGGAAGGGCTGGTGTAAGGAGCTGTCAGCGTTCAAGTGCACCAGACTCGTCACCAGCTCTGGTCCCGGCAGGCTGGTTCAGTCCTCTCGATTCTCAATCTGGGACAACCCTAGCACCGGCCTCTTCATCGTCACCATGACTGGTCTGAAGGAGGAAGACTCAGGACACTACTGGTGTAGAATCTACCACGCTTCCGGCAACTCTGTCTCTAAGTCCATAAGATTCTATCTGGCAGTGTCACCAG CTCCTGCCTCCACACAGGCCAGCCGGGCTTCTGCTGAGCTGGTCTCATCACCGACCCAGAGCTCTGTGCCCCCAGCTGGAAGAGCCAAGCAGGCCCCCAGGCCCGCCTCTGCCATCACCACCCTTTCACC GCAACAAAACTCCACCCTCCGCTCTCACCCTGCAGCCCCCAGCGCTCTGGTCCCCGTGCTCTGTGTGCTGCTTGTGGCCAAGGGTCTGGCGCTAACAGTCCTGACTGTCCG AGCCTTAAGGAGTCCACACGTGCAACACAGAGGGAAGTCTCTGATGCATCCAGCTCCGCCCAGACCCCAGGCTTCGGGATCCAAGGATGGCCAGtcttccccaggcccccagggagCTCCTCCCTGGACTCTGAACCTTTTGTTCACTGCAAAGAAAAGGCAGAAGTCCCCCAGAACTTGTTCCAAGACCCTTGGCTACACCCCTCGCTCCAGTGCTGAGGATTTCCCAGCCTCGCCTCGTCCCAAGATCCAGGCCCACCAGTTGCTCACACGCAACTGGCTTCTGGGCCAGCACCATCCGG
- the LOC116588603 gene encoding natural cytotoxicity triggering receptor 2-like isoform X6 produces the protein METQEPCTKQGYCLHVQIHNCPWRSRLPSACNQPFPALPLPSLALAFLILSISEALEELSRVRPAPGFLFPGAPMSSPASPQGKGGRLWKALLLPLLLPLLIAGSWALPEAQHLHRVAGQTLSVTCQYPPKVWPYERKGWCKELSAFKCTRLVTSSGPGRLVQSSRFSIWDNPSTGLFIVTMTGLKEEDSGHYWCRIYHASGNSVSKSIRFYLAVSPAPASTQASRASAELVSSPTQSSVPPAGRAKQAPRPASAITTLSPPQRSGPRALCAACGQGSGANSPDCPSLKESTRATQREVSDASSSAQTPGFGIQGWPVFPRPPGSSSLDSEPFVHCKEKAEVPQNLFQDPWLHPSLQC, from the exons ATGGAGACCCAGGAGCCATGCACCAAGCAGGGCTATTGCCTCCACGTCCAGATTCACAACTGCCCCTGGAGGTCCcggcttccctctgcctgcaatcAGCCCTTCCCAGCTCTCCCACTTCCCAGCCTGGCCTTGgcctttctcattttgtctatcTCAGAAGCGCTGGAAGAACTGAGCAGAGTCAGACCAGCTCCCGGTTTCCTCTTCCCTGGGGCCCCCATGTCTTCTCCTGCCAGCCCACAGGGAAAGGGTGGGAGGCTCTGGAAAGCCTTGCTCCTGCCACTGTTGCTGCCACTGCTGATCGCag GCTCATGGGCACTACCAGAGGCTCAGCATCTTCACCGAGTGGCAGGGCAGACGCTTTCTGTGACATGCCAGTACCCCCCCAAAGTCTGGCCCTACGAGAGGAAGGGCTGGTGTAAGGAGCTGTCAGCGTTCAAGTGCACCAGACTCGTCACCAGCTCTGGTCCCGGCAGGCTGGTTCAGTCCTCTCGATTCTCAATCTGGGACAACCCTAGCACCGGCCTCTTCATCGTCACCATGACTGGTCTGAAGGAGGAAGACTCAGGACACTACTGGTGTAGAATCTACCACGCTTCCGGCAACTCTGTCTCTAAGTCCATAAGATTCTATCTGGCAGTGTCACCAG CTCCTGCCTCCACACAGGCCAGCCGGGCTTCTGCTGAGCTGGTCTCATCACCGACCCAGAGCTCTGTGCCCCCAGCTGGAAGAGCCAAGCAGGCCCCCAGGCCCGCCTCTGCCATCACCACCCTTTCACC CCCCCAGCGCTCTGGTCCCCGTGCTCTGTGTGCTGCTTGTGGCCAAGGGTCTGGCGCTAACAGTCCTGACTGTCCG AGCCTTAAGGAGTCCACACGTGCAACACAGAGGGAAGTCTCTGATGCATCCAGCTCCGCCCAGACCCCAGGCTTCGGGATCCAAGGATGGCCAGtcttccccaggcccccagggagCTCCTCCCTGGACTCTGAACCTTTTGTTCACTGCAAAGAAAAGGCAGAAGTCCCCCAGAACTTGTTCCAAGACCCTTGGCTACACCCCTCGCTCCAGTGCTGA
- the LOC116588603 gene encoding natural cytotoxicity triggering receptor 2-like isoform X7 — METQEPCTKQGYCLHVQIHNCPWRSRLPSACNQPFPALPLPSLALAFLILSISEALEELSRVRPAPGFLFPGAPMSSPASPQGKGGRLWKALLLPLLLPLLIAGSWALPEAQHLHRVAGQTLSVTCQYPPKVWPYERKGWCKELSAFKCTRLVTSSGPGRLVQSSRFSIWDNPSTGLFIVTMTGLKEEDSGHYWCRIYHASGNSVSKSIRFYLAVSPAPASTQASRASAELVSSPTQSSVPPAGRAKQAPRPASAITTLSPQQNSTLRSHPAAPSALVPVLCVLLVAKGLALTVLTVRWDMQWTTLMEPRSPDASKVTCHFQ; from the exons ATGGAGACCCAGGAGCCATGCACCAAGCAGGGCTATTGCCTCCACGTCCAGATTCACAACTGCCCCTGGAGGTCCcggcttccctctgcctgcaatcAGCCCTTCCCAGCTCTCCCACTTCCCAGCCTGGCCTTGgcctttctcattttgtctatcTCAGAAGCGCTGGAAGAACTGAGCAGAGTCAGACCAGCTCCCGGTTTCCTCTTCCCTGGGGCCCCCATGTCTTCTCCTGCCAGCCCACAGGGAAAGGGTGGGAGGCTCTGGAAAGCCTTGCTCCTGCCACTGTTGCTGCCACTGCTGATCGCag GCTCATGGGCACTACCAGAGGCTCAGCATCTTCACCGAGTGGCAGGGCAGACGCTTTCTGTGACATGCCAGTACCCCCCCAAAGTCTGGCCCTACGAGAGGAAGGGCTGGTGTAAGGAGCTGTCAGCGTTCAAGTGCACCAGACTCGTCACCAGCTCTGGTCCCGGCAGGCTGGTTCAGTCCTCTCGATTCTCAATCTGGGACAACCCTAGCACCGGCCTCTTCATCGTCACCATGACTGGTCTGAAGGAGGAAGACTCAGGACACTACTGGTGTAGAATCTACCACGCTTCCGGCAACTCTGTCTCTAAGTCCATAAGATTCTATCTGGCAGTGTCACCAG CTCCTGCCTCCACACAGGCCAGCCGGGCTTCTGCTGAGCTGGTCTCATCACCGACCCAGAGCTCTGTGCCCCCAGCTGGAAGAGCCAAGCAGGCCCCCAGGCCCGCCTCTGCCATCACCACCCTTTCACC GCAACAAAACTCCACCCTCCGCTCTCACCCTGCAGCCCCCAGCGCTCTGGTCCCCGTGCTCTGTGTGCTGCTTGTGGCCAAGGGTCTGGCGCTAACAGTCCTGACTGTCCG
- the LOC116588603 gene encoding uncharacterized protein LOC116588603 isoform X2, with translation METQEPCTKQGYCLHVQIHNCPWRSRLPSACNQPFPALPLPSLALAFLILSISEALEELSRVRPAPGFLFPGAPMSSPASPQGKGGRLWKALLLPLLLPLLIAGSWALPEAQHLHRVAGQTLSVTCQYPPKVWPYERKGWCKELSAFKCTRLVTSSGPGRLVQSSRFSIWDNPSTGLFIVTMTGLKEEDSGHYWCRIYHASGNSVSKSIRFYLAVSPAPASTQASRASAELVSSPTQSSVPPAGRAKQAPRPASAITTLSPQQNSTLRSHPAAPSALVPVLCVLLVAKGLALTVLTVRALRSPHVQHRGKSLMHPAPPRPQASGSKDGQSSPGPQGAPPWTLNLLFTAKKRQKSPRTCSKTLGYTPRSSAEDFPASPRPKIQAHQLLTRNWLLGQHHPGMGAEGQCRSCPPNPSRHCGRL, from the exons ATGGAGACCCAGGAGCCATGCACCAAGCAGGGCTATTGCCTCCACGTCCAGATTCACAACTGCCCCTGGAGGTCCcggcttccctctgcctgcaatcAGCCCTTCCCAGCTCTCCCACTTCCCAGCCTGGCCTTGgcctttctcattttgtctatcTCAGAAGCGCTGGAAGAACTGAGCAGAGTCAGACCAGCTCCCGGTTTCCTCTTCCCTGGGGCCCCCATGTCTTCTCCTGCCAGCCCACAGGGAAAGGGTGGGAGGCTCTGGAAAGCCTTGCTCCTGCCACTGTTGCTGCCACTGCTGATCGCag GCTCATGGGCACTACCAGAGGCTCAGCATCTTCACCGAGTGGCAGGGCAGACGCTTTCTGTGACATGCCAGTACCCCCCCAAAGTCTGGCCCTACGAGAGGAAGGGCTGGTGTAAGGAGCTGTCAGCGTTCAAGTGCACCAGACTCGTCACCAGCTCTGGTCCCGGCAGGCTGGTTCAGTCCTCTCGATTCTCAATCTGGGACAACCCTAGCACCGGCCTCTTCATCGTCACCATGACTGGTCTGAAGGAGGAAGACTCAGGACACTACTGGTGTAGAATCTACCACGCTTCCGGCAACTCTGTCTCTAAGTCCATAAGATTCTATCTGGCAGTGTCACCAG CTCCTGCCTCCACACAGGCCAGCCGGGCTTCTGCTGAGCTGGTCTCATCACCGACCCAGAGCTCTGTGCCCCCAGCTGGAAGAGCCAAGCAGGCCCCCAGGCCCGCCTCTGCCATCACCACCCTTTCACC GCAACAAAACTCCACCCTCCGCTCTCACCCTGCAGCCCCCAGCGCTCTGGTCCCCGTGCTCTGTGTGCTGCTTGTGGCCAAGGGTCTGGCGCTAACAGTCCTGACTGTCCG AGCCTTAAGGAGTCCACACGTGCAACACAGAGGGAAGTCTCTGATGCATCCAGCTCCGCCCAGACCCCAGGCTTCGGGATCCAAGGATGGCCAGtcttccccaggcccccagggagCTCCTCCCTGGACTCTGAACCTTTTGTTCACTGCAAAGAAAAGGCAGAAGTCCCCCAGAACTTGTTCCAAGACCCTTGGCTACACCCCTCGCTCCAGTGCTGAGGATTTCCCAGCCTCGCCTCGTCCCAAGATCCAGGCCCACCAGTTGCTCACACGCAACTGGCTTCTGGGCCAGCACCATCCGGGTATGGGAGCTGAAGGCCAGTGCCGCAGCTGTCCCCCAAACCCGAGCCGGCACTGTGGGCGACTCtga
- the LOC116588603 gene encoding uncharacterized protein LOC116588603 isoform X5, with product MHQAGLLPPRPDSQLPLEVPASLCLQSALPSSPTSQPGLGLSHFVYLRSAGRTEQSQTSSRFPLPWGPHVFSCQPTGKGWEALESLAPATVAATADRRLVQSSRFSIWDNPSTGLFIVTMTGLKEEDSGHYWCRIYHASGNSVSKSIRFYLAVSPAPASTQASRASAELVSSPTQSSVPPAGRAKQAPRPASAITTLSPQQNSTLRSHPAAPSALVPVLCVLLVAKGLALTVLTVRALRSPHVQHRGKSLMHPAPPRPQASGSKDGQSSPGPQGAPPWTLNLLFTAKKRQKSPRTCSKTLGYTPRSSAEDFPASPRPKIQAHQLLTRNWLLGQHHPGMGAEGQCRSCPPNPSRHCGRL from the exons ATGCACCAAGCAGGGCTATTGCCTCCACGTCCAGATTCACAACTGCCCCTGGAGGTCCcggcttccctctgcctgcaatcAGCCCTTCCCAGCTCTCCCACTTCCCAGCCTGGCCTTGgcctttctcattttgtctatcTCAGAAGCGCTGGAAGAACTGAGCAGAGTCAGACCAGCTCCCGGTTTCCTCTTCCCTGGGGCCCCCATGTCTTCTCCTGCCAGCCCACAGGGAAAGGGTGGGAGGCTCTGGAAAGCCTTGCTCCTGCCACTGTTGCTGCCACTGCTGATCGCag GCTGGTTCAGTCCTCTCGATTCTCAATCTGGGACAACCCTAGCACCGGCCTCTTCATCGTCACCATGACTGGTCTGAAGGAGGAAGACTCAGGACACTACTGGTGTAGAATCTACCACGCTTCCGGCAACTCTGTCTCTAAGTCCATAAGATTCTATCTGGCAGTGTCACCAG CTCCTGCCTCCACACAGGCCAGCCGGGCTTCTGCTGAGCTGGTCTCATCACCGACCCAGAGCTCTGTGCCCCCAGCTGGAAGAGCCAAGCAGGCCCCCAGGCCCGCCTCTGCCATCACCACCCTTTCACC GCAACAAAACTCCACCCTCCGCTCTCACCCTGCAGCCCCCAGCGCTCTGGTCCCCGTGCTCTGTGTGCTGCTTGTGGCCAAGGGTCTGGCGCTAACAGTCCTGACTGTCCG AGCCTTAAGGAGTCCACACGTGCAACACAGAGGGAAGTCTCTGATGCATCCAGCTCCGCCCAGACCCCAGGCTTCGGGATCCAAGGATGGCCAGtcttccccaggcccccagggagCTCCTCCCTGGACTCTGAACCTTTTGTTCACTGCAAAGAAAAGGCAGAAGTCCCCCAGAACTTGTTCCAAGACCCTTGGCTACACCCCTCGCTCCAGTGCTGAGGATTTCCCAGCCTCGCCTCGTCCCAAGATCCAGGCCCACCAGTTGCTCACACGCAACTGGCTTCTGGGCCAGCACCATCCGGGTATGGGAGCTGAAGGCCAGTGCCGCAGCTGTCCCCCAAACCCGAGCCGGCACTGTGGGCGACTCtga
- the LOC116588603 gene encoding uncharacterized protein LOC116588603 isoform X1: METQEPCTKQGYCLHVQIHNCPWRSRLPSACNQPFPALPLPSLALAFLILSISEALEELSRVRPAPGFLFPGAPMSSPASPQGKGGRLWKALLLPLLLPLLIAGSWALPEAQHLHRVAGQTLSVTCQYPPKVWPYERKGWCKELSAFKCTRLVTSSGPGRLVQSSRFSIWDNPSTGLFIVTMTGLKEEDSGHYWCRIYHASGNSVSKSIRFYLAVSPAPASTQASRASAELVSSPTQSSVPPAGRAKQAPRPASAITTLSPQQNSTLRSHPAAPSALVPVLCVLLVAKGLALTVLTVRALRSPHVQHRGKSLMHPAPPRPQASGSKDGQSSPGPQGAPPWTLNLLFTAKKRQKSPRTCSKTLGYTPRSSAEDFPASPRPKIQAHQLLTRNWLLGQHHPELSGNLSCFLAALQELKAWWLPVCYRDLWTLH, from the exons ATGGAGACCCAGGAGCCATGCACCAAGCAGGGCTATTGCCTCCACGTCCAGATTCACAACTGCCCCTGGAGGTCCcggcttccctctgcctgcaatcAGCCCTTCCCAGCTCTCCCACTTCCCAGCCTGGCCTTGgcctttctcattttgtctatcTCAGAAGCGCTGGAAGAACTGAGCAGAGTCAGACCAGCTCCCGGTTTCCTCTTCCCTGGGGCCCCCATGTCTTCTCCTGCCAGCCCACAGGGAAAGGGTGGGAGGCTCTGGAAAGCCTTGCTCCTGCCACTGTTGCTGCCACTGCTGATCGCag GCTCATGGGCACTACCAGAGGCTCAGCATCTTCACCGAGTGGCAGGGCAGACGCTTTCTGTGACATGCCAGTACCCCCCCAAAGTCTGGCCCTACGAGAGGAAGGGCTGGTGTAAGGAGCTGTCAGCGTTCAAGTGCACCAGACTCGTCACCAGCTCTGGTCCCGGCAGGCTGGTTCAGTCCTCTCGATTCTCAATCTGGGACAACCCTAGCACCGGCCTCTTCATCGTCACCATGACTGGTCTGAAGGAGGAAGACTCAGGACACTACTGGTGTAGAATCTACCACGCTTCCGGCAACTCTGTCTCTAAGTCCATAAGATTCTATCTGGCAGTGTCACCAG CTCCTGCCTCCACACAGGCCAGCCGGGCTTCTGCTGAGCTGGTCTCATCACCGACCCAGAGCTCTGTGCCCCCAGCTGGAAGAGCCAAGCAGGCCCCCAGGCCCGCCTCTGCCATCACCACCCTTTCACC GCAACAAAACTCCACCCTCCGCTCTCACCCTGCAGCCCCCAGCGCTCTGGTCCCCGTGCTCTGTGTGCTGCTTGTGGCCAAGGGTCTGGCGCTAACAGTCCTGACTGTCCG AGCCTTAAGGAGTCCACACGTGCAACACAGAGGGAAGTCTCTGATGCATCCAGCTCCGCCCAGACCCCAGGCTTCGGGATCCAAGGATGGCCAGtcttccccaggcccccagggagCTCCTCCCTGGACTCTGAACCTTTTGTTCACTGCAAAGAAAAGGCAGAAGTCCCCCAGAACTTGTTCCAAGACCCTTGGCTACACCCCTCGCTCCAGTGCTGAGGATTTCCCAGCCTCGCCTCGTCCCAAGATCCAGGCCCACCAGTTGCTCACACGCAACTGGCTTCTGGGCCAGCACCATCCGG AACTTTCTGGAAACCTCTCCTGCTTCTTGGCAGCCCTTCAGGAGTTAAAAGCTTGGTGGCTCCCTGTGTGCTACAGAGATTTGTGGACGCTACATTGA